One window from the genome of Haladaptatus paucihalophilus DX253 encodes:
- a CDS encoding sugar phosphate isomerase/epimerase family protein, whose amino-acid sequence MIVAGKCPPTADELRAASERGFDAVELHLTTDDLDAIEETTAACRAAPVDVVSVHTPHVGLDELAYVQRANDLCERLDATLVVHSTKIPLSNLGYVLDRIDITVPHGFENSTGHSRHFLTNVLLDEGRPLVLDTAHLYTAEAEYRSILETLLAADDISIPVVHCCDGTKITDGLAFGTGTMDMERVITALHENYDGIVVLEVMPDEQADALELWRDVIRGR is encoded by the coding sequence ATGATAGTCGCCGGGAAATGCCCACCGACCGCCGACGAATTGCGGGCCGCGTCCGAGCGCGGCTTCGACGCGGTGGAACTCCACCTCACCACGGACGACTTGGACGCCATCGAGGAGACGACGGCCGCGTGTCGCGCCGCGCCGGTCGATGTCGTTTCGGTGCACACGCCGCACGTGGGCCTCGACGAACTGGCGTACGTCCAGCGCGCGAACGACCTCTGTGAGCGACTCGACGCCACGCTCGTCGTCCACTCGACGAAGATTCCGTTGAGCAACCTCGGCTACGTCCTCGACCGCATCGACATCACCGTCCCGCACGGCTTCGAGAACTCGACGGGTCACAGTCGCCATTTCCTGACGAACGTCCTGCTCGACGAGGGTCGGCCGCTCGTCCTCGACACCGCACACCTCTACACGGCCGAGGCGGAGTACCGTTCGATACTGGAAACACTCCTCGCCGCGGACGACATCTCGATTCCCGTCGTGCACTGCTGTGACGGGACGAAAATCACGGACGGACTGGCGTTCGGGACGGGCACGATGGACATGGAGCGCGTGATTACGGCCCTCCACGAAAACTACGACGGCATCGTCGTGTTGGAGGTCATGCCCGACGAACAGGCCGACGCGCTGGAGCTATGGCGCGACG
- a CDS encoding asparaginase — protein MNVTVLGTGGTIASTDSETGAVPTERGTELVERVPALREYGDISVEQVAQVPSYEMTAETLELVGERVAELDDDSGTDAIVVTHGTDTMAETAYFLDATRRPTTPVLLTGAQRRPDERSSDGPANLVTAFAAARAFADGGHGGTFVAFDGAVHSARYATKVHTSALDAFSSPGVGPVATHDREDVRILRRPRSETEHIPDASLDPTVFVVGSGAGADERLAAAALDAGADGLVVNGTGLGNVTASLGEFVESTVRNGTPVVVASRCVAGRTTPVYGGAGGGETLRNAGAMFAGDLPAHKARLKLALALSTYSGEKDGCEESDGRTGSDGDDESDEHEKLRALFDG, from the coding sequence ATGAACGTGACCGTTCTCGGAACCGGCGGGACGATTGCGAGCACCGACAGCGAAACCGGCGCGGTGCCGACCGAACGGGGAACCGAACTCGTCGAGCGCGTCCCGGCGCTACGCGAGTACGGCGACATCTCGGTCGAACAGGTCGCACAGGTTCCGAGTTACGAGATGACGGCGGAAACGCTCGAACTCGTCGGCGAGCGGGTCGCCGAACTGGACGACGATTCGGGAACCGACGCCATCGTCGTCACGCACGGCACGGACACGATGGCGGAGACGGCCTACTTCCTCGACGCGACCCGTCGTCCGACCACGCCCGTCCTCCTGACCGGCGCGCAACGGCGACCGGACGAACGGAGTTCGGACGGTCCGGCCAACCTCGTCACCGCGTTCGCGGCGGCACGGGCCTTCGCGGACGGCGGACACGGCGGGACCTTCGTCGCCTTCGACGGGGCGGTCCACAGCGCACGGTACGCGACGAAAGTCCACACGTCTGCCCTCGACGCCTTTTCCTCGCCCGGCGTCGGGCCGGTGGCGACCCACGACCGCGAGGACGTTCGAATCCTCCGTCGGCCGCGGAGCGAAACCGAGCACATTCCGGACGCCTCTCTCGACCCGACCGTCTTCGTCGTCGGGAGCGGTGCCGGAGCGGACGAACGACTGGCGGCGGCCGCGCTCGACGCGGGCGCGGACGGTCTCGTCGTGAACGGCACGGGACTCGGCAACGTCACCGCGAGCCTCGGCGAGTTCGTCGAATCGACGGTCCGAAACGGGACGCCGGTCGTCGTCGCGTCGCGGTGCGTCGCGGGGCGGACGACGCCGGTCTACGGCGGCGCTGGCGGCGGCGAGACGTTGCGGAACGCCGGTGCGATGTTCGCCGGTGACCTGCCCGCCCACAAAGCTCGCCTCAAACTCGCCCTCGCGCTCTCGACGTATTCGGGCGAAAAGGACGGATGCGAGGAGAGTGACGGACGAACAGGGAGCGACGGGGACGACGAGAGCGATGAACACGAGAAACTCCGCGCGCTGTTCGACGGGTGA
- a CDS encoding DUF2269 family protein, whose amino-acid sequence MSQSTPTYLHQIREITEESSLSFLVSAVLLPLSVVGATVLIDDPLLLLYAHIVSGTVWFGMAIVFPAALILYLGTASPERAKAFTQRVIPKVVVFMLVISFTTVLSGSLLAEQFGLLHADNPWMLRVFVLGWLLWLFGLLVSNRMHLTVYFEGQAPSPDPSRLKSIEKRILLVGTFETAVMLGIIFLVLNPGFRFWSLL is encoded by the coding sequence ATGTCCCAGAGTACTCCGACATACCTCCATCAGATACGGGAGATAACCGAAGAGTCGTCGCTCTCTTTTCTCGTGAGCGCCGTCCTCCTCCCACTTTCGGTCGTAGGTGCGACCGTCCTCATCGACGACCCGCTGTTGCTGTTGTACGCGCACATCGTGAGCGGGACCGTCTGGTTCGGGATGGCGATAGTCTTCCCGGCCGCCCTCATCCTGTATCTGGGAACCGCGAGTCCCGAGCGAGCCAAGGCGTTCACCCAACGAGTGATTCCCAAGGTCGTCGTATTCATGCTCGTCATCAGCTTTACCACCGTCCTCTCGGGGAGTCTCCTCGCGGAGCAGTTCGGGTTGTTGCACGCCGACAACCCGTGGATGCTCCGGGTGTTCGTCCTCGGGTGGTTACTGTGGTTGTTCGGCCTCCTCGTCTCCAACCGCATGCACCTGACGGTGTATTTCGAGGGGCAAGCGCCGTCCCCCGACCCCTCGCGGCTCAAATCCATCGAGAAACGTATCCTCCTCGTCGGGACGTTCGAAACGGCCGTCATGCTGGGAATCATCTTCCTCGTCCTCAACCCCGGCTTCCGCTTCTGGAGCCTGCTGTAG
- a CDS encoding cytochrome c maturation protein CcmE domain-containing protein: protein MKQRNKLLFGGIGILVLFLVLAATTMNATTTFVTPTKAQGGNYDGDWVNLEGRVTDLHRSNEQVVFDVVDNNTSVRVTYDKTMPETMQNGRVVVAKGVLRDGKLDARKLSVRAHEGTDRPEKSK from the coding sequence ATGAAACAACGGAACAAACTACTCTTCGGGGGCATCGGAATCCTCGTCCTCTTTCTCGTTCTCGCGGCGACGACGATGAACGCGACGACGACGTTCGTCACGCCGACGAAGGCCCAGGGCGGGAACTACGACGGCGACTGGGTTAACTTGGAAGGACGCGTGACCGACCTTCATCGGTCGAACGAGCAGGTCGTCTTCGATGTCGTGGATAACAACACCTCGGTGCGGGTGACGTACGACAAGACCATGCCGGAGACGATGCAGAACGGGCGCGTCGTGGTCGCCAAGGGCGTGCTTCGGGATGGAAAACTCGACGCGCGCAAACTCTCCGTTCGCGCCCACGAGGGAACCGACCGCCCCGAGAAATCGAAGTAG
- a CDS encoding ABC transporter ATP-binding protein gives MTRIEVDGLTKRFGRFTALDDVSFGVSDGERVGLFGPNGAGKTTLLRILATLSTPTDGRVLVDGRELSSDWAGVRRRIGVLSHDTMLYEGLTARENLRLHARLHGVDTERCERVLELVGLRSDGERDPSTFSHGMRKRLSLARALLHDPDVLLLDEPYSGLDRRSMADFDGILDAVGVGTVVMVTHDLDRGFAFCDRGLVLDGGSVRSDVSLTALDSSDAFIDRYRTAIGLEAD, from the coding sequence ATGACACGAATAGAAGTCGATGGATTGACCAAGCGATTCGGGCGCTTCACGGCGCTCGACGACGTGAGCTTTGGCGTTTCCGACGGCGAGCGCGTCGGATTGTTCGGTCCGAACGGCGCGGGAAAGACGACGCTGCTTCGCATCCTCGCAACGCTCTCGACGCCGACGGATGGACGGGTTCTGGTCGACGGCCGCGAACTCTCGTCCGACTGGGCGGGCGTCCGGCGACGAATCGGCGTCCTCTCCCACGACACGATGCTTTACGAGGGGTTGACGGCGCGCGAGAACCTCCGACTGCACGCCCGACTCCACGGCGTCGATACCGAGCGATGCGAACGGGTGTTGGAGTTGGTCGGCCTCAGGTCGGACGGGGAGCGCGACCCGAGCACGTTCTCCCACGGGATGCGAAAGCGGCTTTCGCTGGCCCGCGCCCTGTTGCACGACCCCGACGTGTTGCTGCTCGACGAACCGTACTCCGGACTCGACCGGCGGTCGATGGCCGACTTCGACGGCATCCTCGACGCGGTTGGCGTCGGAACGGTCGTGATGGTGACACACGACCTCGACCGCGGCTTCGCCTTCTGCGACCGCGGCCTCGTTCTCGACGGCGGGAGCGTCCGCAGCGACGTTTCACTGACCGCCCTCGACTCGTCGGACGCGTTCATCGACCGGTACCGGACCGCCATCGGTTTGGAGGCGGACTGA
- a CDS encoding heme exporter protein CcmB gives MRAFLRVAAEVVRKDLLVEARSKRVLNTAVVFSLLVVVVFAFGFAQTFVNLDTIGSGALWVSFVFAGTFGVIQSAVSEEQDAALDGLLLAPVDRSAIYVGKVVSSTAFVAGVELLTVGFVVVFLDYSPPVAAVPALVGIVVAASFGFSAAGVVLSLLTVKSQLRELLLPMLLVPLVIPVLLAGVSLTRGLTTGESLRSWVVLLLAYDGILFLAGFVTFEYVVEG, from the coding sequence ATGCGGGCGTTCCTGCGGGTCGCCGCCGAGGTCGTCCGGAAGGACCTGCTGGTCGAAGCGCGCTCGAAGCGCGTGCTCAACACGGCGGTCGTGTTCTCGCTCCTCGTCGTCGTCGTCTTCGCGTTCGGCTTCGCGCAGACGTTCGTGAACCTCGATACCATCGGCAGCGGGGCGCTCTGGGTGTCGTTCGTCTTCGCCGGGACGTTCGGCGTCATCCAAAGCGCGGTCAGCGAGGAACAGGACGCCGCCCTCGACGGGTTGTTGCTCGCCCCCGTGGACAGGTCGGCCATCTACGTCGGCAAGGTCGTGAGTTCGACCGCCTTCGTCGCGGGCGTGGAACTCCTCACCGTGGGGTTCGTCGTGGTGTTCCTCGATTACTCGCCGCCGGTCGCGGCGGTTCCCGCCCTCGTCGGTATCGTCGTCGCGGCCTCGTTCGGCTTCTCCGCGGCGGGGGTCGTCCTGTCGCTGCTGACCGTGAAGTCACAGCTCAGGGAGCTGTTGCTCCCGATGTTGCTCGTCCCGCTCGTCATCCCGGTGTTGCTGGCCGGGGTGTCGCTCACCCGCGGCCTCACCACCGGCGAGAGTCTCCGGTCGTGGGTCGTCCTGCTGTTGGCGTACGACGGCATCCTCTTTCTCGCCGGGTTCGTGACGTTCGAATACGTGGTCGAAGGATAG
- a CDS encoding lysozyme family protein, with amino-acid sequence MKRFALSLLVLLACVSTVPLASGAGDTTVSISGTATVTNGTANGDTVTVTPLDRNYRRVGQSVNATVTNGTFTAANVTNASLYYVRLSHDGLAHYALTNETDGISFDLGPTLSGRVVSENGSAVSNAQLLVASPTGPPVGQVNASENGTFSVGPLKSNTTYTLWMRMAGVPYKKTVTTGTNATNVRFVKRAPTDDDGVLTVSGGNPASHVMQVSPQQNSTGLSVVETLTVRNTGDRPFVGPVRVALPNGATPTGAMFRNRQTTFSRRGSDVIINATIAANDTAQIGVAYDLENRSIRKSVDHDTDRLAVVLQGYNLSEVSHSSNLRPGSAPISMLTNDKALRSGDEIRVHVPKTAQQSANGGSGNGGNGGTDFPTVVMVLSFLSIVIGGILAYRAL; translated from the coding sequence ATGAAACGCTTCGCACTATCGCTCCTCGTCCTCCTCGCTTGCGTCTCGACAGTGCCGCTTGCGAGCGGCGCGGGCGACACGACGGTATCGATTTCCGGAACAGCGACGGTTACGAACGGAACGGCAAACGGCGACACGGTGACGGTGACGCCGCTCGACCGGAACTATCGCCGGGTCGGGCAGTCGGTGAACGCGACGGTGACGAACGGAACGTTCACCGCCGCGAACGTCACGAACGCATCGCTGTACTACGTTCGACTGTCCCACGACGGACTGGCACACTACGCGCTGACGAACGAAACGGACGGCATCTCGTTCGACTTGGGACCGACCCTCTCGGGACGCGTCGTGAGCGAAAACGGCTCGGCCGTCTCGAACGCCCAGTTGCTCGTCGCCAGTCCGACCGGCCCGCCCGTCGGACAGGTCAACGCATCCGAAAACGGAACGTTCAGCGTCGGGCCGCTGAAGTCGAACACGACCTACACGCTGTGGATGCGGATGGCGGGCGTTCCCTACAAGAAGACCGTCACGACGGGGACGAACGCCACGAACGTCCGGTTCGTGAAACGCGCGCCGACGGACGACGACGGCGTGCTCACCGTCTCCGGCGGCAATCCCGCCAGTCACGTGATGCAGGTTTCGCCACAGCAGAACAGCACCGGCCTGAGCGTCGTCGAGACGCTGACGGTCCGCAACACCGGCGACCGGCCGTTCGTCGGTCCGGTTCGCGTCGCGCTCCCGAACGGAGCCACGCCGACCGGTGCGATGTTCCGTAATCGCCAGACTACGTTCTCACGACGGGGGTCGGACGTGATAATCAACGCCACCATCGCCGCGAACGACACGGCCCAAATCGGCGTCGCATACGACCTCGAAAACCGGAGCATACGGAAGTCGGTTGACCACGATACCGACCGTCTCGCGGTCGTCCTGCAGGGGTACAACCTCTCGGAGGTGTCCCACTCCTCGAACCTCCGACCGGGGTCGGCCCCGATTTCGATGTTGACGAACGATAAGGCGCTTCGGAGCGGGGACGAGATTCGAGTTCACGTGCCGAAAACGGCTCAACAGTCGGCGAACGGCGGGTCCGGCAATGGCGGCAACGGCGGCACCGACTTCCCGACCGTGGTCATGGTGCTGTCCTTCCTGAGCATCGTCATCGGCGGAATACTCGCGTACCGCGCGCTCTGA
- the ccsA gene encoding cytochrome c biogenesis protein CcsA has translation MTPGQILLLLALCVSTVTTLLLGRDYLRDEERFAGYVPALVGTTAGLLTTALLYLTYQFVTTDYSNAYVWNNTTDFLPLLYRFTGVYAGNEGSVLLWAALASIVAFWAAKLRGVRGRNRKLVQTITMGIVSYFGLMLVVESPFTTIAQEFPNAAAGFVPATGRGLNPLLVDPYMAIHPPVMFTAYALLTVPFAIGAAHFVSLLRGQGGLFEEWYGSVLRWLRVSWLFLTAAVSLGALWSYTVLGWGGIWAWDPVETAIFIPWLFLTATLHAVTNYRAGRNYTVLAPAMTSTVFALAIYTTSVVRSGVFRSVHSFASEGIGLSLLVLMGITALLGVVVPLAYWFLEADDDGSSGSEWVTRSNLLHLAVLVLGTLAFISIWGLTFPLLRDLTTGIEVQVNPKYYNLWSYPVVLLALLLLGFYMDFDVEGRDRSLVALGVFAVATVVAAFVKPSSPWQLASVSGNDALVYRIVGGASALSVVPPAAYVCIAMVKRAIERIPGNPRRFQLKETGITLIHLGVAILVVSLAFTYLFTAQSSVIIQDARADGSVHQVPDSAYAVQAVGYDETTLPKNPDPRQAALSSQQVLSKGTSLNGTIKAVYGTVTDVKRGPRATVAQLDNSGVWVGLTGQNGTSADLSRGEDIVARGAVMWNYVPQADAVVVTDAQNVGPVSNPPASVDLTRVQKRSMDLRVYRNGNRIAAGSVGQRRYVKQGGMQVRDVLIDRGLTQDTYVIAALNDGTASLTVKRIPLMTPIRVGVLFLLGGMVLILLFDPTHGLTAESLRSTTTASKTDPTTSD, from the coding sequence GTGACGCCGGGACAGATACTCCTCCTGCTCGCGCTGTGCGTGAGTACCGTCACCACGCTGTTGCTGGGACGGGACTACCTCCGCGACGAGGAGCGGTTCGCCGGATACGTCCCGGCGCTCGTGGGGACGACGGCCGGGCTGTTGACGACCGCTCTGTTGTATCTCACCTACCAGTTCGTCACGACCGACTACTCGAACGCCTACGTCTGGAACAACACGACCGATTTCCTTCCGCTGTTGTACCGGTTCACCGGCGTCTACGCGGGCAACGAGGGGTCCGTGTTGCTGTGGGCGGCGCTCGCCTCCATCGTCGCCTTCTGGGCGGCGAAGCTCCGCGGCGTCCGCGGGCGCAACAGAAAACTCGTCCAGACCATCACGATGGGAATCGTCTCCTACTTCGGCCTGATGTTGGTCGTCGAGAGTCCCTTTACCACCATCGCACAGGAGTTCCCGAACGCGGCCGCCGGGTTCGTTCCCGCGACCGGCCGCGGTCTCAACCCGCTCCTCGTGGACCCGTACATGGCGATTCACCCGCCGGTCATGTTCACCGCCTACGCGCTGTTGACGGTCCCGTTCGCCATCGGCGCGGCGCACTTCGTCTCGTTGCTCCGCGGCCAAGGCGGCCTGTTCGAGGAGTGGTACGGGAGCGTCCTCCGCTGGCTCCGCGTCTCGTGGCTGTTCCTGACGGCCGCCGTCTCCCTCGGCGCGCTCTGGTCGTACACCGTGCTGGGATGGGGCGGCATCTGGGCGTGGGACCCCGTGGAAACCGCGATTTTCATCCCGTGGCTGTTCCTCACCGCGACGCTGCACGCCGTCACGAACTACCGCGCCGGGCGCAACTACACGGTGCTCGCGCCCGCGATGACCTCGACGGTGTTCGCCCTCGCCATCTACACGACGTCGGTCGTTCGGAGCGGGGTCTTCCGGAGCGTCCACTCGTTCGCCTCCGAAGGAATCGGCCTCTCCCTGCTCGTGCTGATGGGAATCACGGCGCTTCTCGGCGTGGTCGTCCCGCTCGCGTACTGGTTCCTCGAAGCCGACGACGACGGGTCGAGCGGGAGCGAGTGGGTCACGCGGTCGAACCTGCTTCACCTCGCCGTCCTCGTGCTGGGAACGCTCGCGTTCATCTCCATCTGGGGACTGACGTTCCCCCTCCTCCGCGACCTCACGACCGGCATCGAGGTGCAGGTGAACCCGAAATACTACAACCTCTGGAGCTACCCGGTCGTGCTCCTCGCTCTCCTCCTCCTCGGCTTCTACATGGACTTCGACGTCGAAGGGCGCGACCGGAGCCTCGTCGCGCTCGGCGTCTTCGCCGTGGCGACCGTCGTGGCGGCGTTCGTCAAGCCGTCTTCGCCGTGGCAACTGGCGTCGGTGTCCGGCAACGACGCGCTCGTGTACCGCATCGTCGGCGGTGCGAGCGCGCTCTCGGTCGTTCCCCCGGCCGCGTACGTCTGTATCGCCATGGTCAAACGGGCGATAGAGCGCATCCCCGGCAATCCGCGCCGGTTCCAGCTCAAGGAGACGGGAATCACGCTCATCCACCTCGGCGTGGCGATACTCGTCGTCTCGCTTGCGTTCACCTATCTCTTCACGGCCCAGTCCTCGGTCATCATCCAGGATGCTCGCGCTGACGGGTCCGTCCATCAAGTTCCCGATTCGGCGTACGCCGTCCAGGCGGTCGGCTACGACGAAACCACGCTGCCGAAGAATCCCGACCCGCGGCAGGCCGCGCTGTCGAGCCAGCAGGTGCTCTCGAAGGGGACATCGTTGAACGGCACCATCAAGGCCGTGTACGGGACCGTCACGGACGTCAAACGAGGGCCGCGGGCGACCGTGGCGCAACTCGACAACTCCGGGGTGTGGGTCGGCCTGACCGGACAGAACGGCACCTCGGCCGACCTCTCGCGCGGCGAGGATATCGTCGCCCGGGGTGCGGTCATGTGGAACTACGTGCCGCAAGCCGATGCCGTCGTCGTGACCGACGCACAGAACGTCGGACCGGTATCGAACCCGCCAGCGTCCGTCGACCTGACTCGCGTCCAGAAACGCTCGATGGACCTCCGCGTCTATCGAAACGGTAACCGAATCGCCGCCGGGAGCGTGGGACAGCGACGGTACGTCAAACAGGGCGGTATGCAGGTCCGGGACGTGCTCATCGACCGCGGACTCACCCAAGACACGTACGTCATCGCCGCGCTCAACGACGGGACGGCATCGCTGACCGTCAAACGCATCCCGCTGATGACGCCGATTCGGGTCGGCGTTCTCTTCCTGCTCGGCGGGATGGTGCTGATACTCCTGTTCGACCCCACGCACGGACTCACCGCCGAATCGCTTCGGTCGACGACGACCGCATCAAAAACGGATCCGACGACATCCGACTAA
- a CDS encoding thioredoxin family protein produces MNAAPVLSDQSYSYHGGTKWHTNFSDAESVAKEQDKPILVYFWTTWCTYCEDYNQNVYSDPAVRDRLDDFVLVAINLDNDSPQASRLKQRYDATYPPQHVAITPQGDRLVKINGYAKKEAFIDYLERAQRRAEQ; encoded by the coding sequence ATGAATGCGGCCCCGGTACTGAGTGACCAGTCCTACTCGTACCACGGCGGGACGAAGTGGCACACCAACTTCTCCGACGCAGAGAGCGTCGCAAAAGAACAGGACAAGCCCATCCTGGTCTACTTCTGGACGACGTGGTGTACGTACTGCGAGGACTACAATCAGAACGTGTACTCCGACCCGGCGGTGCGGGACCGCCTCGACGATTTCGTTCTCGTCGCCATCAACCTCGACAACGACAGCCCCCAAGCCTCGCGGTTGAAACAACGATACGATGCGACCTATCCGCCACAGCACGTCGCGATTACGCCCCAAGGTGACCGCCTCGTGAAGATAAACGGCTACGCGAAGAAGGAAGCGTTCATCGACTATCTCGAACGCGCACAGCGGAGGGCGGAGCAGTGA
- a CDS encoding c-type cytochrome, translating into MNRRIATVSLAFVLVLAGCTAPMLYQKDSSQAGELKLPGDWSGFEWMDKNLREGQAGDDMRYRNETAGQQAAFVPKKMNNSTLPENEHRRELVKYGRQLFANTANEIPNQTGTSRMSCANCHGGGSLPTANGMVGQDIKMIPLVGTAAGYPEWTGRTSRMRDMRQRIQGCFLRSMNTDPENIPEYDSREIQAMESYLVWLAKGTPVQKVPYWRHIRKPEGSEKMPIPNVNPVRGAKLYLENCASCHGKDGQGSKGQYPPLWGPDSYNDGAGMGRIYTASGFIREAMPYGSAHTVSDWRDVQDIAGFVNGHDRPHLDRQNKDWSADGPPDEAVYYKRVQDRFGYNMNPMRKKLLMAGIPVGTEPLNKGDIPKNTDKYRNALNETSINGTANASASGAIVNVFGGSNRDDQRAS; encoded by the coding sequence ATGAATCGACGGATCGCAACCGTCTCCCTCGCGTTCGTTCTCGTCTTGGCGGGTTGCACCGCACCCATGTTGTATCAGAAGGACTCCAGCCAGGCCGGTGAGCTCAAGCTCCCCGGCGACTGGAGCGGCTTCGAGTGGATGGACAAGAATCTTCGAGAGGGGCAGGCCGGTGATGACATGCGGTATCGCAACGAGACCGCCGGACAGCAGGCCGCGTTCGTCCCGAAGAAGATGAACAACTCGACGCTGCCCGAGAACGAACATCGACGCGAACTCGTCAAATACGGTCGGCAACTGTTCGCGAACACGGCCAACGAGATTCCGAACCAGACCGGCACGAGTCGGATGTCCTGTGCGAACTGTCACGGCGGCGGGTCGCTCCCGACCGCGAACGGCATGGTCGGGCAGGACATCAAGATGATTCCGCTCGTCGGGACGGCCGCGGGCTATCCCGAGTGGACGGGCCGAACGAGCAGAATGCGAGACATGCGCCAGCGCATTCAGGGGTGCTTCCTCCGGAGCATGAACACTGACCCGGAGAACATCCCGGAATACGACAGCCGCGAGATACAGGCGATGGAGTCGTACCTCGTCTGGCTGGCGAAGGGAACGCCTGTCCAGAAGGTTCCGTACTGGCGTCACATCCGCAAGCCCGAGGGAAGCGAGAAGATGCCGATACCCAACGTCAACCCCGTCCGCGGGGCGAAGCTGTACCTCGAAAACTGTGCGTCCTGTCACGGTAAGGACGGACAGGGGTCGAAAGGACAGTATCCGCCGCTGTGGGGACCGGACTCCTACAACGACGGGGCGGGCATGGGCCGAATCTACACCGCATCCGGCTTCATCCGTGAAGCGATGCCGTACGGTTCGGCACACACGGTGAGCGATTGGCGCGACGTCCAAGACATCGCCGGATTCGTCAACGGCCACGACCGTCCGCATCTCGACCGTCAGAACAAGGACTGGTCGGCGGACGGACCGCCGGACGAGGCCGTCTACTACAAGCGCGTGCAGGACCGGTTCGGGTACAACATGAACCCGATGCGCAAGAAGCTCCTCATGGCCGGAATCCCGGTCGGAACGGAGCCGCTCAACAAAGGGGACATCCCGAAG